The Anabaena sp. PCC 7108 region ACAGATTGCATTACCCATTGCCAAATATGAGTTTCTGGATTTGTTGATTGATGGGCTGTGCTAATCATGGCAATATTAGCGGTAATAGAACCCATATAAACGTACATTACAGTTCCAGGAACTATGCCAATAGAACCTAATATATAATCTTTGAGAGAAACTTGTGTAATGCCAAAGGCATAATTTAATAAATTGAAAGGAAAAATGGGAGAAAGACGTGTCAGCAAGACAATTTTCCATCCCTCTTCAGCAACGGCTTGGTCAATAATTTTAAATTTAGGATGTTTTTCAAGCTGTTGGTAAATCCAATCTCTTGATAGGTATCTTCCCACAAGAAAAGCTAAGGTTGCCCCGATAATTGCCGCAATTAATACATATATAGAACCCCAAAATACACCAAATATAAAACCACCTTTTAGTGTTAGCAGGGAACCAGGTATTAATAGCAGTGTTGCTAAATTATAAATGATGATAAAAACGATTGGTCCAAAAAATCCCAGATTTTGAATCCAGACAACCGAAGTATGGAGATTTTCTTGAAGCTGGAAGTTTTTAGCAGCAATTATTAAAGTCACTACCAGAAAACCTAATAATAATAATTGGAGATTTAATCGGAATTTACTCTTTGGTTTCATGAGATAAATTTACTTTTTACTAAGTAAAATAACGTCAGCAATTAAAGGTTTGTAGTGAGATATGCTTATCGATACCAACTGCGAATTCGATCTGGTGAAACACCGAGTAAATATGCAAGAATGATGATTTGATTAAGTATGGTAATCGTGAGAATTCCCTGTTTTAGCCATTTCCGTGGAGATGTAATGACAGGCACGGAGACGATAGCAATTTTACCCAAGCGTTTTAGCTGTCGGATCAGTTCAAAGTCTTCCATAATCCGTAATTCAGGAAAACTGCCAATTTGCTTAAATGTGGCTTTAGTTAAAAAAATAGCTTGGTCGCCGTAGGGCATTTGCCAAAGGTGCGATCGCCATCTCACTCCCCATTCTACCAGTCTTAGTCCCCAGTTTGGTGCATTTATCCGCAATGCAAAAGCACCAGCTACAGTCCCAGATTGTTGTAATGTGGTGCGAATCATTTCATCAAACCCGAATGGTAAACAGGTATCAGCATGGAGAAAAAGCAGAATTTCACCACTAGCTATGGCCGCACCGGCATTCATTTGCATAGCACGTCCGGGCTG contains the following coding sequences:
- a CDS encoding TVP38/TMEM64 family protein, whose product is MKPKSKFRLNLQLLLLGFLVVTLIIAAKNFQLQENLHTSVVWIQNLGFFGPIVFIIIYNLATLLLIPGSLLTLKGGFIFGVFWGSIYVLIAAIIGATLAFLVGRYLSRDWIYQQLEKHPKFKIIDQAVAEEGWKIVLLTRLSPIFPFNLLNYAFGITQVSLKDYILGSIGIVPGTVMYVYMGSITANIAMISTAHQSTNPETHIWQWVMQSVGLLATITVTIYITKIAQKALDKSVQSIATKNHENSSKTLN
- a CDS encoding TIGR04283 family arsenosugar biosynthesis glycosyltransferase, translated to MNQNITTDRISIIIPALNEASNIKATLASTESSTNIEVIVVDGGSKDNTLQIAQSLGIKVISSQPGRAMQMNAGAAIASGEILLFLHADTCLPFGFDEMIRTTLQQSGTVAGAFALRINAPNWGLRLVEWGVRWRSHLWQMPYGDQAIFLTKATFKQIGSFPELRIMEDFELIRQLKRLGKIAIVSVPVITSPRKWLKQGILTITILNQIIILAYLLGVSPDRIRSWYR